The nucleotide sequence CTCCCAGAAATACTGACTCAGAATCTACATGTTAACAAGATCCTTGGGTGATTTGTATGCACAGTTTAAGAAGTTTGAGTAGTACTGACTTACAGAAAATGGCCTTTGAAAAACTAGACTAAATATTATGGATTTGAATCACCTGCTGGGCAGTGTTCTTATTACCTAGATTTATATCCTGAAAAAAAATGACCCTGAGAAATATGACCTGATTTTAAGATCAGACATCaaacatgctatttttaaatgacaacttTCTCAATAGGTTCAAAAtgcactaaagaaaaacaaacaagtctataaaaagtaaaaaacctaaatttggacattttaaaaatacaattcataATAAAGTACGATGCTTTACACATAATGATCAGGTTGCCAAAATCCAAAAACAATAACCTTTTTGGCCATTTATTACATCAAAGCTTTTTATTCTCATTCTTAAGTTACTAACCACTAATTCTCTGACAATTTTGGTTACATCCCAACTGTCTAACTGAAAATCCATTTGCCTGTGCAGCATTTAAAACGGGAAATTATACTTACAGTGTATACTTTTAGTCTCCTCCATTCCCCAAAAGGACTCCCAGTGAGTAACTGCAATTCTTTAAATGAACAAGATGTTCTGAATcaattaattttagttaattttcaaataatttttctacagcagtgttttagatataatttacatacagtaacaTGCCCGGGGCTTCATTGTACTGCCGGATGAGTTTGACAATTATATTCACCCATGTAACCAACATCAAGATATAAGATGTTCCCATTACCCCAGAAATTTCCCTCAAGCTGCTCTGCAATCACTCTCCACTCCACCTGCCACTCAGGGACAGCCACTTACTTCTACAGTGGGATCTTATTCTTACGTGGCCAGAAAATGGAGCCACAAATGATTTTACAATTTAAAGCTGATGAAATAGCAGTAAGAACCATCGATCTCCATGTTGCCTGCAGGTGCCCCTAATATGTTTTAGCCCTCTATCAAAAGCTTGTCTACTGTGTGACAGGAAGGCCGCAGAAGTCCTTGAGTTTGGTTCACGTAACAGTGTGAGTGTTGATATAATTTGCCAAAATATTGGCTACATACACTTGTGTGGATTCTTGATCTATTTTCTTTGAGTAGGTTTGAATAGGTTTCCTTCATATGGAAACACTAATTTCAAGTAGGGCCTCCTGCCCTTCCATTTCTGGTACCAAAGAGAACTAGAAAGTAGAGAGAGTTGCAGTTGAAAATacaaagtttactttttaaaaacttttgattATGCCAGGTTGTTATTTTGGGTTGAAGTTGGGAGTTAGATAAGCTAAACATTGTTCCTTTTGTCCTAATCCAACATATGTAATTAAAGATTAATGCACAGAGAGGGGCCTCTTGAGCACTCTCCTTCTTGGACTCAATTTCCTCCATCAACTTTTCGGAAATTCACTTTCCCCAATTTTAGGAGGTAGCCAATGATAATTGACGTAGTCATTCCAAGAAAACTATGATAAAGGCACTTTTAGGGTTTGGTACATTGCAAAAGTAAGATACCACTAATATTAACAGTTTTACTTATAAACTCAAGTAACCAGTCCTGAGGAGGAATACCAAAACAGAAAGTATGAGACCACGCAAGCGCAGTGCAATTCCCGGTGACTCAACCGACACGTCATTTTTGTCTCTAATTACAACCTATGGTGCGCCGGCCGCGTGGAGGGTCAGAGTTCGGTTCCGGGGCGCACCGCGGCGTACTTGGGTGCCAGTTCTTTGATCAGGTTCACGTAGTCTGTTTTTTCCGCGCAAGCCCTGCATTCTTCCCCCCAGTTGTGCAGTATCTGTTTCAGCTCCACGACACTCATCTTCCTCAGGTCCACGGATGCCAAGtccaatttcttttctaaatgacaaaaaggagaaaggagcacAGGTCTTTAAAAACACAAGTGCAATTCTGAAGCATTTAGAAAGGCAAATGGTGTTCTTTATTGGGGTGCTGACTACCCTATGAGAACAGTTCCAACTTCTATGGAAACCAAGACATTCCTAAGGAGAGTGTAATACAGACAGAGCAACTGGATGAGTTGTGTTCTATCGGACTTCCTCTCCATGGAATTACACTTGTTTCAGAACAGGAGCCTGGGTAGCTTTGCAGTATTTGCTACCACTCCATGGCTTCTCGACGTCATCATTACTAAAAAACGAACAGCACCGCCTCTTAACTGCTGCTCCTACcgtaaaaagaaaggaattgatAAAAGGTGATGCGTTGTGTGTGGCCAGCTGAAAGCCACAGATTATAATTAACTAGGAAATTATGGTTCGCTTTTTTTTTATGGAAACCTATGTCTGCAGTAAAAAAGATGAACATACATGTTACAAAGCACTATCgagtttttaaatacaaatttaaagaaaCCGAAACACATGAATAAAATTAGGAGCATTCTCATTGGTCTTTATTTGTTTTGGATCTCTGCTTAAAATCCCACATCTACTGGGATTATTAAATTATCACAGCATTTGTTTACAGTCCTTTGGGGGTATACCCATTTCTCTAATGCAAGTGTTTTGATGCCAGCCAATATGGGTCCTAACCTTCTGGCCAGTAATACTTATCACCAACATCTAACTCCTCTACTAAGACTACTATTTACTGTTTACAGATTATCTGCAGAGAATGTCAAGAACTCAGCTACTTCTCTATTGCCAAGGCCCAAAACAGGGGAAAATATTTAAGCTCATCTGTAACATACTCATGATTATAATTTCCCTATCAGAAAGGGGTAATTTTCCTCTTTCAAAGGAAAGTCTCCTTTCCCATCCCCCATGACTATGTGCTTGAACATGGCTACAACATTTAAGTTTACTTATTAAACTATTAGTGGCAGCTTAGGACTTTTTCAGCTTGAagagttctttccttttcttccctgcaTAATTGAACGTAGCATTTGAAAACCTTTTAACAACCATAGTTGTCAAGTGATTTATCAAAAATTTCAGTAAGTGTTCTCTAATTGAAAAgttgtgttttatatttgggaatacatactgaaaactatgagactttcataaaagaaattgaagaggacgtAAATGGAAAGATAacccgtgttcatggattggaagaattaatattgttaaaatgtccatactacccaaagcaatctgaagattcaatgcaatccccatcaaaattccaatggcatttgtggggacagagccccaaaaagcagtttccaggctctcggcctcacatagaaaggtgctggctcaggtagtaaatggccatcgactgtgatcaaatggccagcagctgtggctagttggccgtcagctgtaaccagtgagccattagccatgaatataacggccgtggctaggctagtagaaaaaaaagaaaaagggggagctaacaagaagatggtggctgagtctgcaagcggcacagtgagggttgagaattgtgttgctcctggttcctgtgtctccaacccagctgccagtgagactatagtggtatgactcccctacttatggctccgtgggtgttcctttttggcctcaccgtgtcctgtgttcttgtgcggggagtgggaccagagaccccgccggacgccccgcacgacagcatttttcacaaaaatcaaaaaaacagTCCCAACCTGTAGGGAACCACAGAatactctgaatagccaaagcaatcctgagaaagaagaacaaaactggagacatcacattccctgatttcaaactgtactataaagctatagtgatgaaaacagcatgatactggcataaaagcagatatatagaccaatggaacagaagcaagagcccagaaataaactctcgcATATacggtcaactaatatttgacaaaggagctaagaatactcaatgggaaaagaatagtcttgCCAATAAACAGTGTTTGGAAAACTAGAtaaccacatgcagaagaatgaaactgggctcCTATCTatactcacaaaaattaacttgaaatggattaaagagttaaacataagacctgaaaccataaaaatcctagaagaaaacacaaggaaaaagcCCTTTGACATTGTTTTTGGCAATGCTTTGttggatgtgacaccaaaagcacaagcaacaaaagcaaaaattagtaagtaggactacatcaaactaaaaagcgtctgcacagcaaaggaaaccatcaacaaaatctggaagggagaaaatatttgcaagtcatgtatgtgataaggggttcatatccaaaatatattaagaactcatacaaatccaCAGCAAAAAAAATAGCAAGCAATCTAACTTAAAAGttggcagaggatctgaatagacattttttccaaagaagacatacaggtggccaacaggtacatgaaaagatgctcaccgtCACTAATGATCAggaaaacgcaaatcaaaactacGGTGAGGTATCATCTCTTTCCCATTAGAATAGCCATCACCAAAAACACAAGAGATAAGATTTGGAGAAGATGTGAAGAAGAGGGAAGGCTTGTctactgttggtgggagtgtaaattggtgcagccactatgaaaaacagtacggAGTTGCCTTAAAAATTTTTACATGggactaccacatgatccagcaattccacttctggatacgtatccaaagaaatgaaaacaggatatcaaagGGATATCTGCACTCCCGTATTCACTAccacattattcacagtagccaagatagggaagcaacctaagtgtccagctacagataaatggatgaagatgtggtgtatacatatacacaattaaatgttattcagccatgaaaaagaaggaattcctgccattcacaacaacatggatggaacttgagggcactatgctaagtgaaatatgtcagacagagaaagacaaatactgaatgatatcatttatatgtggaatctaaaaaagctgaactcacagaaacagagagtagaatagtggttcccaggggctgggggttggaAGAATGGGAGATGTTGGTGAAAGGGTACAAAGTTCCATTTATAAGAAGAATAAGTTCTGgcatctaatgtacagcatgatgattatgggtaataaattatatacttgaaatttgctaagagagcagatcttaagtgttctcataAAAAAGAAACGCTAATTATCTGACATGAGGGAGGTGTTAGCTAAtactatggtggtaatcattttgcaatatgtaagtgtatcaaatcaacacattgtacgccttaaacttacacaatattttatgtcaattatagctcaataaatctggagaaaaattaataaaagttagatttcaaagtctttttttatttggAGGGTCGGCTACACTCCATGCCTCAGAGAACCCTGAAATCTGAAATTTTTTAATGATCcccatccttttaaaatacagagcAAGCGAAAATATTCTTTCAGGTCAAAAACCAAGGACACCTTGCGAATTGAAAACAATTCTAATGCTACATTTaccttgtttgttcatttcatgGCTGACTTGACAGCATACCTTTAAAAGTAGAAGATTTTGTAGCACAAATTATTCATATCTCACAGATCCAAGTCCCCTGTTAAATCTCACCATTCCTGTCAACAATAAGCTGGGCAGAAGAAATCAGGACTACTGGTCTATTCAAGATAAACGGTTGAAGGAGAAAAATAGTTTCTTGCAAGTGTCGGTAGTTCTTTGAGTTATTCTAGAGAACTTGGCATCTGACATtaattttaaagagcaaaaacCTCTGTGACACCCTAAAACTACAAGACTCAGGTTGATGCCAAAATTAAAACTAGTTCATGGTTCCCCAAGGGCCTCTAGTGGCCAACATTTCCAGAACATTAGtaagtatttatttcttctcaatatctgattaatttttctgttattcaAGGAGCACAGTAATATCTCTTGCATATCATAGAAGatgttcaaaataaatttgttaaatgaaagaatcagCACAGGTTTGTACCCTTTCAAGAATATCATTTACATGAACTTGGTGATTCCTGCCTCTATGTCATTACTTGGAAGCCAATAAAAAGGGATTCGTGCCCCATAATCATACCCTGGGAGGTAGAGCCTGCCCTTGGCAAATAGAGAAACAGTATCTTTGGTATCTTCCAACCTTAAAATGATTTAGAGCCAGCTGTGTATCCATGGTGCATAGGCATGTTACAAGGTTATATCTGAAAATAAGACTAAAATAATTCACAGAGCTGGATTCTAATTCAGTAGTTTCAATACTACACTGGGTATGTAACATAAAACAATGACTTCGCCAAAAGAAATGGGTCTCTACTGGTAGAATTTCAGGTGTTCAGGCTAAGGGAGGAATCCCCAGTCTTTTGTCATACCTATTCCATCCACCCAAAAGGCTGGCCCAGATAGAAGTCGTCAGTATGAGAATAGATTTTTCTATGTGAAATGTATAAGGCCAAGGATAATGTTTAAATAGGACATCTTATTCCTTTCCTCGCTGTTTATTGTAGGCACCAGCAACAAGGTTATTCCATCAGGCAAAACCTGAGTTGATGTGAATAACCTACAATTTACAGCTGGCAGAATGATAGACAAATCTAGGACTAAAGACACAGTCACGTTTAAAACTTCCAACTCCTCCTGTCACCTTTGAAAACGTGCAACTTTTGTCTTAGTAGGTTACCAAGAGCTAAATCACCGGGAGTAGATGTTCCACTGCCATTGTGAATTTTTCCTTGACATAACAGTCGACGTTGCCTTGGTGATTTAAGAGTTTAAACTTTGCTGTTTAGGTTGACAGTTCTACCTAAAGCTGACTATGCCAGTATTCgtttctcttcccccaaagaagCTCAGGCACCGTTCAGCAGCCCAGCAACCTACCGGTGAGTGGAGAATTGCTTTCCTTCTAACACTGACTTTTTAGAAACATAGCCTGTTTCGAGAATTGGCAATACTTTGGACatgtggcggggtggggggaaaaTTTGACTCCATTATACCATATTTCAGCTCACAGATTTGGCTGTCCATCTTCTTGAGCTTCTCACAAATCTTCATTGCAGGCATGTGCACACTCATTGGACGAGTGACCTCACTGAGAATCTTCGTGGCTGCATCTTTCGTTGCTCCAAGATAATAGCACTGAAGGAGAATGAAGAGAATTTAGTGGCCCAGACACTGAAAAAAGCAAGTATTATGGGTTTGAGAAGTGAGACAGAGGTTAACCTAGTTTTCATGGCCCAGCTATTAAATTGTAACCCCTGCTGACTAAGACACCAGAAAACAGATGGCCCCATTCCTGTGTCCTCCTAATTAGGAGAGCCCTACAATTCACATGATACGCCGAGAATTGCTAAGTGTTttgtctgtgccaggcactgctctcagGGCTTTACAGGTATCAACTTACTTAATTCTCACCACACTCCTGTGCAGTAAGTgctatgattatccccattttacatccAAGCCAACTGAAGGTCACTCAATTAGCAAGTAGAAGAGAGACTGAAGTCAAAAATCGAGCATTTTGGCTCTAGAGCCCATGCCGTTTTCCATCATGCTGTAATGCCTTTGAGGCTACCTGacttaagcactttacatttaaaaatgtaaaacgtAATGGCACACATAAATGCTGAGAGTTTTACAGTGTGTCCATTGTAGGCCATCAACAATGCAAATTGAACTGACAAATGCAACGTGACAATTTTAGGCAAAATGAATTGGCCTAAGATTGTCTTTAGTGACATTAAACAGTATATTGAAAAAAGTCATCTGTGTATACCCAGGAAACACCTATAAACACcattacaagaaaatataaatacttcattggttatatatcaataatgatataaaatattttgatatgtttaaCTGATTGTcttggaaagaaatagaaaatctaccCACTCTTAACTCAGGACAGTAAATTTTCATTAGGAATTCAATTGTATAATTTCGTTTAAGAAGACATGGAATTGGTCGTCTGTGatttattcagaaaacaaaatgaaatcaaatatattCTAGATGAAAATTCACATGACTACACTTCACTGAATGATCAATTTCTGCTTACTTCCTATA is from Rhinolophus ferrumequinum isolate MPI-CBG mRhiFer1 chromosome 5 unlocalized genomic scaffold, mRhiFer1_v1.p scaffold_110_arrow_ctg1, whole genome shotgun sequence and encodes:
- the CDNF gene encoding cerebral dopamine neurotrophic factor, yielding MWYASPAAVVAFCAGLWVSTPVSARGQEAGGRPGADCEVCEEFLNRFYNSLIARGVNFSLDTIEKELISFCLGVKGKENRLCYYLGATKDAATKILSEVTRPMSVHMPAMKICEKLKKMDSQICELKYEKKLDLASVDLRKMSVVELKQILHNWGEECRACAEKTDYVNLIKELAPKYAAVRPGTEL